ACGTCGAAGCCGCTTGGGTAGCCACGTTGCGGGAACTGGAGGGGAGCTACGCACTGGCGATGATTTCCCTTCACGACCCGGAGCGGATTTACTGCGCTCGGCACGAGAGCCCCCTCATCCTGGGAATCGGCAGCGATGCCAATTACGTGGGCTCGGACTTCAACGCCTTTATCGAGTACACCAAGAACACCGTCATTCTGGACGACGGTGAGTACGGCATCGTGTCGAAGGACAGTTACGCCATCAAACGGGTCCGCGACGGCGAAGTGGTGGAAAAACCCGTCACCGTCATTCCTTGGGATCCAGAGCTTTCTCGCAAGGGCGGGTACCCTCACTTTATGCTCAAGGAAATTCACGAGCAGCCCCTGGCTGTACGGAGCGCCTCGAGCATTGACGAGGCCGCCATCCAGCCGCTGGTCGCTGCCATGGCGCAGGCCCGCCGGATTTATCTCATCGGTGTCGGTACGACGTACTACGTCGCTCTGTATGGCCAGTACCTCTTCGCAGAGTGGGCCGACGTGGACGTCATCCCGGTGAGTTCCGACGAGTTCCGCTACTTGGATAAGAGCGATGCCGATACGGTGGTGCTGGCCATTTCGCAATCGGGTGAGACGTACGACACGTTGATGAGTCTGCGCCACGCCAAGGAGCGCGGCGCAAAGACGGCTGCGATCGTGAACGTGGTGGGCTCTTCGATCGCCCGCATGGTAGATCACGTGATCTTGCAAGGATCGGGGCCCGAGGTCTGCGTGGTGAGCACGAAGGCGGCGTTGGCGCAAATGGTGGTGTTGACCCGTTTGGCGATCGAGCTGGGAAAGGTACGCGGGAAACTGCGCCCCAGCACCCGGGCGGACGCTTACGCGGCATTGCAGCGCTTGCCGGCAGAAATCGAGGAGCTTCTCAACGAACGCTCGGGAATCATCCGCGCCCAAGCGTACCGCCATGCTCATATGCACAACTGGCTCTTCCTGGGCCGCGGCATCTATTACCCGATCGCCCTCGAAGCTGCCCTGAAAATGAAAGAAGTCACTTACCTGCACGCCGAAGGCATGGCCGCCGGCTTCCTCAAGCATGGCACGCTGTCCCTGGTGGATGAAAACTTGTATACCCTCGTTTTCGTGCCGCCGCGGGATAGCGGCGAACTCTATACGCTCACTGTGTCCAGCGTCGAGGAAATTCGGGCGCGCGGCGGGTTTGTGTTGGCCTTGGGCTTTGACGATTCACCCGGCCTGTTCGACGAGGTGGTAGCGTTTCGATCCTCGCATCCCATCACAGCACCGCTACTACCTTTGGTTGGAGCGCAGTTGCTCGCGTACTTCACCGCGACCGCGTTGAAACGCAACGTGGACAAACCCCGCTCGCTGGCGAAATCCGTTACCGTGGCGTAACCCGGCCGTCCCTACAGGTCCGCCGTTGAGTTTCTGGCCACTCGCGGTCGCCGGTTGTTGTCCTCGACGTGGCGCGCAGCAATGGCCACGTCCGAGCGCGCCCATTTGGTTCCCGGTGCGCGGTTGCCGTGCTGGCCGCGGTCTCTCGACAGCGCGCGCGGCGGGCAACGAGGAGTCGCGACGGAGGTTACACCATCCTGGTTGCGAGGCTCGCTCCCGTCTCGGCTGATCCCTCGGTGCGGGGTGACACCGCCCCGCAGCCAGCCGCCAAAGCGCCGTGTTCCGGACTCGCCTGCGCTCCCAACAGCGATCGGAGTCTCGGAAAGGGGCATCCACAGCCATGGTGGACGCCGGCTTTTTCGCTGCCGGAGGAAGCCACGCCGGGTAGGCCTGACCGGTCGAGTCCCATGGAATGGACCGCTTCCCCAGGGACATACTCTCCCTACCCGAGACATTCGAGGTCCGTCGCTCCGGTCTTTCGGGGGAGCTCCAGCGGCTCGACGTGCTCCGGCGCAAAGCGTCCCTAGCACCCTCCCAGCGTGAACGTAAACGTGCACGGGCACTGGCAACGTTGCCTTCGATGGGCGGCTGGCGTTTCGCTGCTTGCGAGAGTCGAGCCCACCCGGTACAAGCACGGCAAAGGAGGGCTCGGGGTGAAAGCACCGATGGTGTTTTATTTCGACAGTGGTTCGAAGGACCTGCTGCGACAACTGGCAGCGAGTCTTGGTGTTTCGCCGACTGTGTTGCTGCGGTTCGCCCTATCAGAATTTTTAAAGATCCATGAGGCCTTCTGGTTGCGCTACCGGCGACAAAAGGGGGCTCGCTACCGCTTGAGCGTGTGGTTGGACGAGAGCTTGCACCGCCGAATCCGCGCTTTTCCGAACCGGTCCGCTGTTGCCCGAACAGCCCTCGCGTGGTTGGAGGAGGAGTACCAAGCAGCCCCGGACGAGATCCTCGAACGGCTTCAAAGTGCCCAATCCGCGGCTTCTAGTTGGTCGCCAGCCCCTCCGGAATTGTGTTTTTGGGACATTCCCATCGAGCACGAGTCGGAACGCTGCCAGGCCTGCGGGTACCATGTGTTTTCGCACCCCCCGGGCGACGAAAACTACCCGGCACTCCCGTTCGAGGCTGTCCGTTTCGTCCGCAGGGGCAGCAACCCACCGCCGAATTGGAAACTCTTGCGCAATGCAAAGCGCGGGGCGGTGTATGTGGCCCCGTGGGCATTGATTTTGGGCGAGGAAGAAATCGAGCCACACCGGAAGTGCCCGTGCTCTACAGCTCCAGTGCGGGTCGGACGAGACCAGTACGTCGTCGTCTCGATGGAATCATGGAGCGACTACCACGCGGACTTGGACTTGACCGACTCTCCCGACACCACTGGTCCGTTCGAGTCGGGAGAAGGCAACTAACCGGCACGCGCAGGCGCCCACCGCCCTCGACGAGCCCTTCGCCTACAAAGTCTTCAGTCTATACTTTACCGGGCACGACCGCTTCACGCAGCCACGCTGGTGCGGCCGAGCGCCACACGATCGGTGGCCAGTGCCTCGTCGAGCAGCTCCTCAGGTGGCAG
This sequence is a window from Candidatus Binatia bacterium. Protein-coding genes within it:
- a CDS encoding glutamine--fructose-6-phosphate aminotransferase produces the protein MCGISGVASFHPIHDRLYEGVHQLEYRGYDSCGVAFVENRHIEVRKDVGTVDEVDNRANLRNLAARVGIAHTRWATHGKVTRENAHPHLSCDGAFAVVHNGIIANYRTLRDRLERAGHRFRSETDTETIAHLVEDHYRRSGDVEAAWVATLRELEGSYALAMISLHDPERIYCARHESPLILGIGSDANYVGSDFNAFIEYTKNTVILDDGEYGIVSKDSYAIKRVRDGEVVEKPVTVIPWDPELSRKGGYPHFMLKEIHEQPLAVRSASSIDEAAIQPLVAAMAQARRIYLIGVGTTYYVALYGQYLFAEWADVDVIPVSSDEFRYLDKSDADTVVLAISQSGETYDTLMSLRHAKERGAKTAAIVNVVGSSIARMVDHVILQGSGPEVCVVSTKAALAQMVVLTRLAIELGKVRGKLRPSTRADAYAALQRLPAEIEELLNERSGIIRAQAYRHAHMHNWLFLGRGIYYPIALEAALKMKEVTYLHAEGMAAGFLKHGTLSLVDENLYTLVFVPPRDSGELYTLTVSSVEEIRARGGFVLALGFDDSPGLFDEVVAFRSSHPITAPLLPLVGAQLLAYFTATALKRNVDKPRSLAKSVTVA